One genomic window of Arthrobacter caoxuetaonis includes the following:
- a CDS encoding NAD(P)-dependent alcohol dehydrogenase, with protein sequence MTTQARAAILRGVHEQFEITDVVLDDPRPDEVVVRMVAAGVCGTDLGVQAGHIPFPLPGILGHEGAGVVEEVGSAVTSVVPGDHVLLSFTSCGTCRNCRSGHPAYCVDFLDLNLLGGSRMDGSATITKEGKGVHGHFFAQSSFANLVLADERGVTKVDPDADLTLLAPLGCGIQTGAGAVLNVLRPEPGSTLAVFGAGPVGLSAVMAAALSGSTRIVVMDLVDSRLELARQLGATDVVNSGSTDALQALLELTDGAGVTHALETTGSTHVAAAAADSLAPLGKLGLIGAPASGSTVELDVNFLLNGRQVLGITEGDSTPQLFLPALVDLVQQGRFPLQKLVTPYRFNEINDAAAAAKAGEVLKPVLHFEDLH encoded by the coding sequence ATGACTACCCAGGCGCGTGCCGCGATCCTGCGCGGCGTCCATGAACAGTTTGAAATCACCGACGTCGTTCTTGACGACCCCCGTCCTGACGAGGTGGTGGTCCGGATGGTCGCAGCAGGCGTCTGCGGAACCGACCTCGGTGTCCAGGCCGGCCACATTCCGTTCCCGCTGCCCGGCATCCTGGGCCATGAAGGAGCCGGCGTCGTCGAGGAGGTGGGCAGTGCCGTGACCTCCGTGGTTCCCGGCGACCACGTCCTGCTCAGCTTCACCAGCTGCGGCACCTGCCGGAACTGCCGCAGCGGCCATCCCGCCTACTGTGTGGACTTCCTGGACCTCAACCTCCTGGGCGGCTCGCGCATGGACGGCAGTGCCACCATCACCAAGGAGGGTAAGGGAGTCCACGGACATTTCTTCGCCCAGTCCTCCTTCGCGAACCTGGTCCTCGCGGATGAGCGCGGCGTCACGAAGGTGGATCCTGACGCAGACCTGACCCTGCTCGCGCCGCTGGGCTGCGGAATCCAGACCGGAGCCGGTGCGGTCCTGAACGTGCTGCGCCCCGAGCCGGGTTCCACCCTGGCGGTCTTCGGGGCCGGTCCCGTGGGTCTCTCCGCCGTGATGGCTGCGGCCCTCAGTGGCTCGACCCGGATCGTGGTCATGGACCTGGTGGACTCGCGGCTGGAGCTGGCCCGGCAACTCGGAGCGACCGACGTCGTCAATTCCGGCAGCACCGATGCGCTGCAGGCGCTTTTGGAACTCACGGACGGCGCGGGTGTCACGCACGCACTGGAGACAACGGGAAGCACCCACGTCGCGGCGGCTGCAGCGGACTCCCTGGCTCCGCTGGGCAAGCTCGGCCTGATTGGCGCACCCGCCTCCGGATCAACCGTGGAGCTGGACGTGAACTTCCTGCTCAACGGGCGCCAGGTGCTCGGCATTACGGAAGGGGACTCCACTCCGCAGCTGTTCCTGCCCGCGCTGGTGGACCTGGTGCAGCAGGGACGGTTCCCGCTGCAGAAGCTGGTGACCCCCTACCGTTTCAATGAAATCAACGATGCCGCCGCCGCCGCGAAGGCCGGAGAGGTGCTGAAACCTGTGCTCCACTTCGAGGACCTGCACTAG
- a CDS encoding carbon-nitrogen hydrolase family protein, giving the protein MLVSVGQFSPGGDVEENLAAMRSLAEKAKAEGSELIVFPEESMFSIGKVEGTLASAVDAGWTRFVQQLSLIAAELRIAVVAGGYESSGEERPYNTLVAIDNDGRIAATYRKLHLYDAFSYQESTRIKAGDRGIQVVEIGGLRVGLMTCYDLRFPELARALAVQGADLLAVPAAWFKGEHKVDHWETLLKARAIENTVWVAAAGTSSSHTIGHSVVLDPLGIPQVFLGEEPSGVVTANVVRSRIDEVREFLPVLQNRRFAANEQILEG; this is encoded by the coding sequence ATGTTGGTCAGCGTAGGTCAGTTCAGCCCCGGCGGAGACGTCGAGGAAAACCTTGCGGCGATGCGCTCGCTGGCTGAGAAGGCAAAAGCCGAAGGGTCCGAGCTGATCGTCTTCCCCGAAGAGTCCATGTTCAGCATCGGCAAGGTCGAGGGGACCCTCGCATCAGCGGTCGACGCCGGCTGGACCAGGTTCGTCCAGCAGCTCTCGCTGATTGCCGCGGAACTGCGTATCGCCGTCGTCGCCGGCGGGTATGAATCCTCAGGGGAAGAACGGCCCTACAACACCCTGGTCGCCATCGATAACGACGGCAGGATTGCCGCGACGTACCGCAAGCTGCACCTGTACGACGCTTTCAGCTACCAGGAATCAACCCGGATCAAGGCCGGGGACCGCGGCATCCAGGTGGTGGAGATCGGCGGCCTGCGGGTGGGGCTCATGACCTGTTACGACCTGCGGTTCCCCGAGCTGGCCCGCGCCCTGGCCGTCCAGGGAGCGGACCTCCTTGCCGTGCCTGCCGCCTGGTTCAAAGGTGAGCACAAAGTGGACCACTGGGAGACGCTGCTGAAGGCCCGGGCCATCGAGAACACCGTGTGGGTGGCAGCTGCCGGCACCTCGAGCTCCCACACGATTGGCCACTCCGTGGTGCTTGATCCCCTGGGCATCCCGCAGGTCTTCCTCGGTGAGGAGCCGTCCGGCGTTGTTACTGCCAACGTCGTGCGCAGCCGCATTGACGAGGTCCGGGAATTCCTTCCGGTGCTGCAAAACCGCCGGTTTGCCGCCAATGAGCAGATTCTGGAGGGCTAG
- a CDS encoding Hsp20/alpha crystallin family protein, with translation MATRFDPFRELDRFAQTLRSETLRGMPMDLYRQDDRYVLSVDLPGIDPGSVDIDVDGQLLTIRAERTLRGADGVQWLTREREGGSFLRQLSLGQGLDTEGITAHYENGVLTVLIPVSEKAKPRRIEVQSGSSASLGTSGEHREAEAVSA, from the coding sequence ATGGCTACCCGATTTGACCCGTTCCGTGAACTGGACCGTTTCGCCCAGACCCTGCGCAGCGAAACCCTGCGCGGGATGCCGATGGACCTCTACCGGCAGGACGACCGGTATGTCCTCAGCGTCGACCTTCCCGGCATCGATCCGGGCTCCGTGGACATCGACGTCGACGGCCAGCTCCTGACGATCCGTGCCGAGCGCACCCTGCGCGGCGCCGATGGCGTGCAGTGGCTGACCCGTGAGCGCGAGGGCGGCTCCTTCCTGCGCCAGCTCAGCCTTGGCCAGGGTCTCGACACCGAAGGCATCACCGCCCACTACGAAAACGGTGTGCTCACTGTCCTGATCCCGGTCAGTGAAAAGGCCAAGCCGCGCCGTATCGAGGTGCAGTCCGGCTCCTCGGCATCGCTGGGCACCAGCGGCGAGCACCGCGAAGCCGAGGCGGTCAGCGCCTAG
- a CDS encoding GNAT family N-acetyltransferase: MDSPGMDTTDITIRQAVDQDSELLAELHVAAWRAAYRGIMSDEYLDGMDVARVADGWRRNLGTPDSGTTYLVAAVAGRPVGFAAFDPAPEDDAGTGELRAINVHPGWWNRGAGSALFTEAERGLAELGCSRAFLWVAKENRRARQFYDRHGWMNDGGVLEDTRFTPPVFEVRYSRDFPADWPHSRP; encoded by the coding sequence GTGGATAGCCCTGGTATGGACACGACGGACATCACGATCCGCCAAGCGGTCGACCAGGATTCCGAGCTCCTCGCCGAGCTCCACGTTGCTGCATGGCGTGCTGCCTACCGGGGAATCATGAGCGATGAATACCTCGACGGAATGGACGTGGCACGCGTGGCTGACGGATGGCGCCGCAACCTCGGAACACCGGATTCGGGCACCACGTACCTGGTCGCCGCTGTTGCCGGCCGCCCGGTCGGTTTCGCCGCTTTCGATCCCGCGCCCGAGGACGACGCCGGCACGGGAGAGCTCCGCGCCATCAACGTCCACCCCGGCTGGTGGAACCGGGGAGCAGGTTCTGCCCTCTTCACGGAAGCGGAACGCGGCCTGGCCGAACTGGGCTGCTCGCGTGCCTTCCTCTGGGTGGCCAAGGAGAACCGCAGGGCCCGGCAGTTCTATGATAGACACGGCTGGATGAACGACGGCGGTGTCCTCGAGGACACCCGGTTCACCCCTCCGGTGTTCGAAGTCCGGTACAGCCGGGACTTTCCTGCAGACTGGCCTCACTCCCGTCCGTGA
- a CDS encoding alpha/beta fold hydrolase, protein MQHSAASVVETTVGPLTVRRMGSGPPAILWHSMFVDSETFSPLVDELGRHRDLFLVDGPGHGSSPGPRRIYSLQDCAVAAIQILDGLQLDSPVDWVGNAWGGHVGILVAQGWPGRCRTLTMIGTPAYPLSTAQRRKTALLVALYRVLGPDRLSPLVVNALVGSEKATEEEIAAAESVDQSFRRGDRQGKYWAMRSLMLRRPDLRAVLESQQVPTLMMAGRDDPMNDAQEAARLASLMSRGGFKALPGGGHVAPLFVAADELTQSVLDFWETLQPPGR, encoded by the coding sequence ATGCAGCACTCAGCAGCTTCAGTGGTCGAGACAACCGTAGGGCCTTTGACTGTTCGGAGGATGGGGTCCGGCCCGCCGGCCATTTTGTGGCACAGCATGTTCGTCGATTCGGAGACGTTCAGCCCCCTGGTCGATGAGCTGGGCCGGCACCGTGACCTGTTCCTGGTGGACGGGCCGGGGCACGGCAGCAGTCCCGGGCCGCGAAGGATCTACAGTCTGCAGGATTGCGCTGTGGCAGCCATCCAGATTCTGGACGGGTTGCAGCTCGATTCCCCCGTGGACTGGGTCGGAAACGCCTGGGGAGGGCATGTGGGAATTCTCGTTGCCCAGGGATGGCCCGGCCGGTGCCGGACATTGACGATGATCGGGACGCCGGCTTACCCGCTGTCAACGGCTCAGCGCCGGAAGACAGCACTGCTGGTGGCTCTTTACCGGGTGCTGGGGCCCGACCGGTTGAGCCCGCTCGTGGTGAATGCACTGGTGGGGTCGGAGAAGGCCACGGAGGAGGAAATCGCCGCGGCCGAATCCGTGGACCAGTCATTCCGCAGGGGGGACAGGCAAGGAAAGTACTGGGCCATGCGTTCGCTCATGCTGCGCCGTCCGGACCTGCGCGCCGTCCTGGAGAGTCAACAGGTGCCTACGCTCATGATGGCAGGACGAGATGACCCCATGAACGATGCACAGGAAGCGGCGCGGCTGGCCTCCCTCATGTCCCGTGGCGGATTCAAAGCCCTCCCCGGCGGTGGACATGTGGCACCGTTATTCGTAGCCGCAGACGAGCTGACCCAATCGGTCCTGGATTTCTGGGAGACCCTGCAGCCTCCCGGCCGGTAA
- a CDS encoding DUF427 domain-containing protein gives MENRYHPHAESVWSYPRPPRVEPSSELVQVWLGGSRIVETRQALRVLETSHPPVYYLPLEAFAPDTLHPVSGVTHCEYKGTASYYDVVSGSSRAARGAWTYPHPAPGYEALAATAALYPGLMDSVLVDGEEVQPQEGDFYGGWITSRVTGPFKGAPGTWGW, from the coding sequence ATGGAAAACCGCTATCACCCGCATGCCGAGTCCGTCTGGTCCTACCCCCGTCCGCCGCGCGTCGAACCAAGCAGCGAACTCGTCCAGGTCTGGCTTGGCGGATCCCGGATAGTCGAAACCCGGCAGGCCCTGCGGGTGCTGGAAACCAGCCATCCGCCGGTGTACTACCTGCCGTTGGAGGCGTTCGCTCCGGATACCCTGCACCCGGTCTCCGGTGTCACCCACTGCGAGTACAAAGGCACTGCCTCCTATTACGACGTCGTCTCCGGATCATCGCGGGCCGCCCGCGGCGCGTGGACCTACCCGCACCCCGCGCCGGGGTACGAGGCCCTTGCAGCCACCGCCGCACTGTATCCAGGGCTGATGGACTCAGTCCTGGTGGACGGCGAAGAAGTCCAGCCCCAGGAGGGCGACTTCTACGGCGGCTGGATCACCAGCCGTGTGACCGGCCCCTTCAAGGGAGCACCCGGCACCTGGGGCTGGTAG
- a CDS encoding amino acid permease translates to MPLTTPLDRRSDTGLQRSLSVRHIRFIALGSAIGTGLFYGSSQTIQAAGPAVLIAYLIAGCAVFLVMRALGEMAVRHPVAGSFSQYAGRYLGPRMGFLTGWTFAFEMIIVAIADMTAVSMYMGLWFPDTPGWLWMVAAMLVIGGLNLMRVSVFGELEFWFTLIKVSTIIAMVAGGLYLIVFGISTGGYEPGVHHLVDHGGFAPFGVWGVVMSLGIVVFSFGGIETLGVTAGETGDPQRAIPKAVNTVPVRILLFYILSLGVMLCLLPWDRIGSEGSPFVQVFAGLGIPFAEHLINAVVLTAALSAMNSIFYAAARTMYGLAEQGHAPNSFTRVSRFGVPVWPVGILMASLVAGLGLYLWIPDQLFLVVASIATFATLFTWSSILLSHHRMRLEMRREGTPSAGFAFPGWPVLNYAALAFMGVVTVILAFTGPGRTALAVGGVWLLLMLAAYRYLVKGPGRQPIELPEPNAR, encoded by the coding sequence ATGCCCCTCACCACCCCCCTTGACCGCCGCAGCGACACCGGGCTCCAACGCAGCCTGTCCGTAAGGCACATCCGTTTCATTGCGCTTGGTTCCGCCATTGGCACCGGGCTGTTCTACGGCTCGTCCCAAACCATCCAAGCGGCGGGACCAGCCGTGCTGATCGCGTATCTCATTGCCGGCTGCGCGGTGTTCCTGGTCATGCGGGCACTGGGAGAAATGGCCGTACGCCATCCCGTCGCCGGCTCGTTTTCGCAGTACGCCGGCCGCTACCTTGGCCCCCGCATGGGTTTCCTCACGGGCTGGACGTTCGCCTTCGAGATGATCATTGTTGCCATCGCCGACATGACCGCCGTGAGCATGTACATGGGTTTGTGGTTCCCGGACACCCCCGGCTGGCTGTGGATGGTCGCCGCGATGCTGGTGATCGGCGGGTTGAACCTGATGCGCGTGAGTGTCTTCGGGGAACTGGAGTTCTGGTTCACCCTGATCAAGGTCTCCACCATCATCGCGATGGTGGCCGGCGGCCTGTACCTGATCGTCTTCGGCATCAGCACCGGCGGCTACGAACCGGGCGTGCACCATTTGGTGGACCACGGAGGTTTCGCACCCTTTGGAGTGTGGGGAGTCGTCATGAGCCTGGGAATCGTGGTGTTCTCCTTCGGCGGTATCGAGACACTTGGGGTGACCGCCGGCGAAACCGGGGACCCGCAGCGGGCCATCCCCAAAGCGGTCAACACCGTACCGGTGAGGATCCTGCTCTTCTACATCCTCTCCCTGGGCGTCATGCTCTGCCTCCTGCCCTGGGACCGGATCGGTTCCGAGGGCAGCCCCTTCGTGCAGGTTTTCGCGGGCCTGGGCATTCCGTTCGCTGAACACCTCATCAACGCCGTGGTCCTGACGGCCGCACTGTCGGCGATGAACTCGATCTTCTACGCCGCCGCCCGCACCATGTACGGGCTCGCCGAACAGGGCCACGCCCCGAACAGCTTCACCCGGGTGTCCCGCTTTGGTGTGCCCGTCTGGCCGGTAGGCATCCTCATGGCCAGCCTGGTCGCGGGGCTGGGGCTGTATCTGTGGATCCCGGACCAGCTGTTCCTGGTGGTGGCCTCGATTGCCACGTTTGCGACGCTCTTCACCTGGTCTTCCATCCTGCTCAGCCACCACCGCATGAGACTGGAAATGCGCCGGGAGGGGACGCCATCGGCCGGCTTTGCGTTCCCGGGATGGCCGGTGCTGAACTATGCCGCGCTGGCCTTCATGGGCGTGGTGACCGTCATTCTGGCCTTCACCGGACCCGGCCGGACAGCCCTGGCCGTCGGCGGGGTGTGGCTGCTGCTGATGCTCGCCGCTTACCGGTACCTCGTTAAGGGCCCGGGGCGGCAGCCGATCGAACTGCCGGAACCAAACGCGCGCTAG
- a CDS encoding VOC family protein, producing the protein MSSRFSSLALDAVDVESQAKFWTQALGYRIAEEFDGGLGLMPEDGVLGPPIDIIPVPDAKTAKLRLHIDLVPEGCTQQEEVDRMLALGAVRADVGQGPDVPWVVLADPEGNEFCILSARD; encoded by the coding sequence GTGAGCAGCAGATTTTCCTCCCTTGCCCTTGATGCCGTCGACGTGGAGAGCCAGGCCAAGTTCTGGACCCAGGCCCTCGGGTACCGGATTGCCGAAGAATTCGACGGCGGGCTCGGCCTGATGCCCGAAGACGGCGTGCTGGGACCGCCAATCGACATCATTCCCGTTCCGGACGCGAAGACCGCGAAGCTCCGCCTGCACATCGATCTGGTTCCCGAAGGCTGCACCCAGCAAGAGGAAGTGGACCGGATGCTTGCCCTCGGCGCTGTCCGCGCCGACGTCGGGCAGGGCCCGGATGTTCCCTGGGTTGTCCTGGCAGACCCCGAAGGCAACGAGTTCTGCATCCTCTCGGCCAGGGACTAG
- a CDS encoding adenylosuccinate synthase — MPAIVIVGAQWGDEGKGKATDLLGGRVDYVVKPNGGNNAGHTVVVGGEKYELKLLPAGILSPNAIPVIGNGCVVNLEALFAEIDGLEARGADTSKLRISANAHLVAPFHQVMDKVTERFLGKRAIGTTGRGIGPAYMDKVARLGIRVQDIFDESILRQKVEGSLRQKNQLLLKVYNRRDVDIEEMVQYFLSYADRLRPMVIDSTYELNRALDEDKVILMEGGQATFLDVDHGTYPFVTSSNPTAGGASVGSGIGPTRITRSVGIIKAYTTRVGAGPFPTELFDDMGLYLQKTGGEFGVNTGRPRRCGWYDAVLARHASRVNGFTDYFVTKLDVLTGIEKIPVCVAYDVDGVRFDEMPMTQTDFHHAKPIFEYFDGWTEDITGAKTLEDLPENARNYVLALEKMSGTRFSAIGVGPDRDQTIVIRDLINE; from the coding sequence ATGCCAGCAATTGTCATCGTCGGCGCCCAGTGGGGCGACGAAGGTAAAGGTAAGGCCACCGACCTGCTCGGCGGCCGCGTCGACTACGTCGTCAAGCCCAACGGCGGAAACAATGCCGGCCACACCGTCGTCGTCGGCGGTGAAAAGTACGAGCTGAAGCTCCTGCCCGCCGGCATCCTGAGCCCCAACGCGATTCCCGTGATCGGCAACGGCTGCGTGGTGAACCTGGAAGCACTGTTCGCTGAAATCGACGGACTCGAAGCCCGCGGCGCGGACACCTCGAAACTGCGCATCTCGGCCAACGCCCACCTCGTGGCACCGTTCCACCAGGTGATGGACAAGGTTACCGAACGTTTCCTGGGCAAGCGTGCCATCGGCACCACCGGCCGCGGCATCGGCCCGGCCTACATGGACAAGGTCGCCCGCCTGGGTATCCGCGTCCAGGACATCTTCGACGAATCGATCCTGCGCCAGAAGGTTGAAGGTTCGCTGCGGCAGAAGAACCAGCTGCTGCTGAAGGTTTACAACCGCCGCGACGTCGACATCGAAGAGATGGTCCAGTACTTCCTCTCCTACGCGGACCGGCTGCGGCCCATGGTCATCGATTCGACCTATGAGCTGAACCGCGCCCTCGATGAGGACAAGGTGATCCTGATGGAGGGCGGCCAGGCCACGTTCCTGGACGTCGATCACGGCACCTACCCGTTCGTGACCTCCTCCAACCCCACAGCCGGCGGCGCCTCTGTGGGTTCGGGTATTGGCCCGACCCGCATCACCCGCTCGGTGGGCATCATCAAGGCCTACACCACTCGTGTTGGTGCCGGTCCGTTCCCCACCGAACTCTTCGATGACATGGGCCTGTACCTGCAGAAGACCGGCGGCGAGTTCGGTGTGAACACCGGCCGCCCGCGCCGCTGCGGCTGGTACGACGCCGTCCTGGCGCGCCACGCTTCCCGCGTCAACGGCTTCACGGACTACTTCGTGACCAAGCTGGACGTGCTCACCGGCATCGAGAAGATCCCGGTCTGCGTGGCCTACGACGTCGACGGCGTGCGTTTTGACGAGATGCCGATGACGCAGACCGACTTCCACCACGCCAAGCCGATCTTCGAGTACTTCGACGGCTGGACCGAGGACATCACCGGGGCCAAGACCCTGGAGGACCTGCCGGAGAACGCCCGGAACTACGTGCTGGCCCTGGAAAAGATGTCCGGCACCCGGTTCTCCGCGATCGGCGTCGGTCCGGACCGCGACCAGACCATCGTGATCCGCGACCTGATCAACGAGTAG
- a CDS encoding DUF2804 domain-containing protein, which translates to MDEIKEPVQLALPSGKLNPAATGYTRSPLHAFGHLPSGLRHGWRSKRWEYWGVVTPELVVGMTIAHLDYAATLQLYVLERATGKEIRCDPLALPAGSAALLPDTLPPLTAVGSMGGLHLRFHDDAGGTHLRAEAERVAVELYAPLGGDVLGVVVPWSDTRYQYTLKDVARAVSGTVTVDGQEYSVGGPESFAVLDRGRGRWPYSKRWNWAAGFGTVDGTRLGLQVGGLWTAGTPATENALIVDGVLHHYDGELEFSYDLADPLAPWQVRGDWIDATLTPFHRRLAATNAVLVAAKTWQAFGSWSGWAVAPDGTRHRLDGLQGWIEEARNRW; encoded by the coding sequence ATGGACGAAATCAAGGAACCCGTGCAGCTTGCCCTGCCCAGCGGGAAGCTCAACCCCGCGGCGACAGGCTACACACGCAGTCCGCTGCACGCCTTCGGGCACCTGCCGTCCGGCCTGCGGCACGGCTGGCGGAGCAAGCGGTGGGAGTACTGGGGCGTCGTGACCCCGGAGCTGGTCGTCGGCATGACGATCGCGCACCTGGACTACGCCGCAACGCTTCAGCTGTACGTCCTGGAACGCGCCACCGGCAAGGAAATCCGCTGCGACCCGCTGGCCCTGCCTGCCGGCTCGGCAGCCCTCCTGCCGGACACGCTGCCGCCCCTTACAGCCGTGGGCTCCATGGGCGGGCTGCACCTGCGGTTCCATGACGACGCCGGCGGCACGCACCTGCGCGCCGAAGCGGAGCGTGTCGCCGTCGAACTCTATGCTCCGCTGGGCGGGGACGTGCTTGGCGTGGTGGTGCCGTGGTCGGATACGCGGTACCAGTACACGCTGAAGGACGTGGCTCGGGCGGTCAGCGGGACCGTGACGGTGGACGGGCAGGAGTATTCCGTCGGCGGGCCGGAGTCCTTTGCGGTACTGGACCGCGGCCGCGGCCGCTGGCCGTATTCCAAACGCTGGAACTGGGCTGCCGGGTTCGGGACCGTGGACGGCACGCGGCTGGGCCTGCAGGTCGGCGGCCTGTGGACCGCCGGAACTCCGGCTACCGAAAACGCGCTGATCGTGGACGGGGTGCTCCACCATTACGACGGCGAACTGGAGTTCAGCTACGACCTGGCGGATCCGCTGGCTCCCTGGCAGGTGCGCGGGGACTGGATCGACGCCACGCTGACGCCGTTCCACCGGCGCCTGGCGGCAACGAACGCCGTCCTCGTGGCCGCGAAGACCTGGCAGGCGTTTGGCTCCTGGTCAGGCTGGGCCGTGGCCCCGGACGGAACGCGCCACCGGCTCGACGGCCTCCAGGGCTGGATCGAAGAGGCCCGGAACCGCTGGTAG
- a CDS encoding DUF3151 domain-containing protein, giving the protein MSDEFRKNLLGPEPTYLPEETDVVARLAAGDEAVDLAAKFPTSSQVWAALADEAFADGRPVESYAYARVGYHRGLDALRRAGWRGTGPIPWEHEPNRGFLRSLYALGRAAAAIGEADEVDRIEKFLDASDPAAKAAIEAG; this is encoded by the coding sequence ATGTCAGACGAATTCCGCAAGAACCTGCTCGGCCCCGAGCCCACGTACCTGCCCGAGGAGACCGACGTCGTCGCCCGCCTTGCCGCCGGTGACGAGGCAGTGGACCTGGCCGCCAAGTTCCCCACGTCCTCGCAGGTCTGGGCGGCACTGGCTGATGAGGCCTTTGCCGACGGGCGTCCGGTGGAGTCCTACGCCTACGCCCGGGTGGGTTACCACCGCGGCCTGGACGCGCTGCGCCGGGCCGGATGGCGCGGGACCGGACCCATCCCGTGGGAGCACGAACCGAACCGCGGTTTCCTGCGTTCCCTCTACGCCCTGGGACGTGCGGCCGCAGCTATTGGCGAGGCCGATGAGGTCGACCGCATCGAGAAGTTCCTGGACGCTTCCGACCCGGCTGCCAAGGCTGCTATCGAAGCCGGCTAG
- a CDS encoding RNA polymerase sigma factor, translating into MADPLTEQMVAEARANSPAALRAVYESLAPAVLGYLKSKGCDDPEALAQEVFLTVFGKLSTITGGAAGLRTFTFSVAHARMVDDQRRRERQPAPAPYDPLADIRYSESAEDTVMGSSHMVAPLLEGLTDQQREVILLRVVADLSLEEAAQIMGKTENSVKQLQRRALAALKERFAGKEAAEL; encoded by the coding sequence TTGGCTGACCCGCTCACAGAGCAGATGGTCGCTGAGGCGCGTGCAAACAGCCCCGCGGCGCTCCGGGCCGTATACGAGTCCCTGGCGCCGGCCGTCCTTGGCTACCTGAAGTCCAAGGGCTGTGACGATCCTGAAGCCCTGGCACAAGAGGTCTTCCTGACGGTATTCGGCAAGCTATCGACAATCACCGGCGGAGCCGCAGGTCTGCGAACCTTCACCTTTTCCGTTGCCCACGCCCGGATGGTCGATGACCAGCGGCGGCGTGAGCGCCAGCCCGCCCCCGCCCCCTATGACCCGCTGGCGGATATCCGGTATTCGGAATCGGCTGAGGACACCGTGATGGGGAGTTCCCACATGGTTGCCCCCCTGCTGGAAGGGCTCACGGACCAGCAGCGCGAGGTGATTCTCCTGCGCGTCGTCGCGGATCTCTCCTTGGAGGAAGCAGCGCAAATCATGGGGAAGACGGAAAACTCCGTCAAACAACTTCAAAGAAGGGCACTGGCGGCCCTCAAGGAACGCTTCGCAGGAAAGGAGGCAGCGGAACTATGA